In a genomic window of Chryseobacterium sp. G0162:
- the fumC gene encoding class II fumarate hydratase, whose protein sequence is MNYRIEKDTMGEVQVPADKLWGAQTERSRNNFKIGPEGSMPHEIIEAFAYLKKAAAYTNADLGALSSEKRDMIAKVCDEILEGKLNDQFPLVIWQTGSGTQSNMNVNEVVSNRAHVNNGGTLGEKSEIHPNDDVNKSQSSNDTYPTAMHIAAYKKVVEVTIPAVEKLKNTLAEKSKAFKDVVKIGRTHLMDATPLTLGQEFSGYVAQLEFGLRALRNTLPHLSELALGGTAVGTGLNTPAGYDVKVAEYIAKFTNHPFITAENKFEALAAHDAIVESHGALKQLAVSLFKIAQDIRLLASGPRSGIGEIYIPENEPGSSIMPGKVNPTQNEALTMVCAQVLGNDTTISFAGTQGNYELNVFKPVMAYNFLQSAQLIADACISFNDHCAVGIEPNHERIKELVDKSLMLVTALNTHIGYENAAKIAKTAHKNGTTLKEEAVNLGLLTAEQFDEWVKPEDMVGSLK, encoded by the coding sequence ATGAATTACAGAATAGAAAAAGACACCATGGGAGAAGTGCAGGTACCTGCAGATAAACTTTGGGGTGCGCAGACAGAACGCTCAAGAAACAATTTCAAAATTGGTCCTGAAGGATCTATGCCTCACGAGATTATTGAGGCTTTTGCCTATTTAAAAAAGGCTGCAGCCTACACCAATGCTGATTTGGGAGCTCTTTCCTCTGAAAAAAGAGACATGATCGCTAAAGTTTGTGATGAAATCCTTGAAGGAAAACTAAATGATCAGTTTCCTCTGGTAATCTGGCAAACCGGCTCAGGAACTCAGTCAAACATGAATGTGAATGAAGTAGTGTCTAACCGTGCTCATGTGAATAATGGCGGAACTTTAGGAGAGAAATCTGAAATTCACCCAAACGATGATGTGAATAAATCCCAATCATCCAATGATACTTATCCAACGGCTATGCATATTGCAGCCTATAAAAAAGTAGTGGAAGTTACCATTCCGGCAGTTGAAAAATTAAAAAATACGCTTGCTGAAAAATCCAAAGCTTTCAAAGATGTCGTAAAAATCGGAAGAACACACTTAATGGATGCAACTCCACTTACATTGGGACAGGAGTTTTCCGGGTATGTTGCTCAATTGGAATTTGGATTAAGAGCTTTAAGAAACACACTCCCTCACCTTTCTGAACTTGCTTTGGGGGGAACCGCAGTAGGAACAGGTTTAAATACACCCGCTGGCTACGATGTAAAGGTCGCAGAATATATTGCAAAATTTACTAACCATCCGTTTATTACAGCTGAGAATAAATTTGAAGCATTAGCCGCTCATGATGCGATTGTTGAAAGCCACGGCGCTTTAAAACAACTTGCGGTTTCTTTATTCAAAATTGCTCAGGATATCAGATTACTGGCCTCCGGACCTCGTTCAGGAATTGGGGAAATCTATATTCCGGAAAACGAACCTGGATCATCCATCATGCCTGGAAAAGTGAATCCTACTCAAAATGAAGCTTTAACAATGGTTTGTGCACAGGTTCTAGGGAATGACACGACGATTTCTTTTGCAGGAACTCAGGGTAATTACGAGCTGAATGTTTTCAAACCGGTAATGGCCTATAACTTCCTTCAATCTGCACAACTTATTGCTGATGCATGTATTTCATTCAACGACCACTGTGCTGTAGGTATTGAGCCCAACCACGAGAGAATTAAAGAACTTGTAGATAAATCTCTAATGCTTGTAACGGCTTTAAATACTCATATTGGGTACGAAAATGCTGCAAAAATTGCAAAAACAGCCCACAAAAATGGAACAACTCTCAAAGAAGAGGCCGTTAACCTTGGCCTTTTAACTGCGGAACAGTTTGATGAGTGGGTAAAACCTGAAGATATGGTAGGCAGTCTGAAATAA
- a CDS encoding alpha-amylase family glycosyl hydrolase, with translation MKKFYFVVLLIITTVVFGQINYTISPNPFNETDAITLTVPGDQIDESAWGVTNNSIYMWSWSFDTNYQNSQDCPTNGSWNNSNELNKLNYNVSTDTYTLTLTPTAFFGRTGIGRFGFLLKDKTGSHQTSPDIFVNVGVLNLNLTNPTANSLTTVPTGNSINITATTNVNATFQLKANGVVINSTSTPSQSYSYNYTVSQDANMEVIATEGSSSKNATFILQVPRNVVSEAIPGWIKQGINYDLADQTKIGLALYAPHKSFVHVIGSFNNWVVNDTYLMKRDTANPDLYWIELNGLTPQQMYTFQYRTNDLKKVADPYSPQILSSYDDQWISSSTYPNLPAFPAGQDFEVSIFKTGQTPYNWQVTNFQRPAKEDLIVYELLLRDFTQEKNWQSLINKISYLKNLKINAIELLPIMEFEGNLSWGYNTSFHYALDKAYGTPEKFKEFVDLCHQNGIAVILDVAFNHATGRSPLVRLWNIDPDGDGYGDVAANNPYFNQVPKHSYNVFNDFNHTSPSTQYYVERCLQQWLKEYRIDGFRWDLTKGFTQNCSENDENCTNAYQQDRVDIMKNYADRQWALDPNSYMIFEHLGTDAEEQQWANYRVAEGKGVMLWNKQTEPYNQNTMGYKDNSNYDRMNHSLHGFTDMCAVGYGESHDEERLMFKNLAYGAINGSYSVKNLNTALERMKTFGATFFTIPGPKMIWQFGELGYEFSINRCTDGSINNGCRTDEKPVAFTLGYDTDANRKAVYDTWAKIIDIRNTNPVFKSKTYTIESNNLANDPDGLITRIYVYDNTINGMKNVVVLANYSTAVQNVVPYFPYAGQWKNLMDDTVSNIASTTAPITLQAGEFRIFGNYAGALSTSDVSAANKLSLQIADNPIKNGVAKLIFNKARNGEIMIFDRSGKKLDSFKLNKENGTYELRVNYPSGMYLVHLKSENGMAIEKMIVK, from the coding sequence ATGAAAAAATTCTATTTCGTTGTTTTGTTGATCATTACAACGGTTGTTTTCGGGCAGATTAATTATACGATTTCACCCAATCCGTTTAATGAAACAGATGCAATTACACTGACAGTTCCAGGTGATCAGATTGATGAATCGGCCTGGGGAGTAACTAATAATTCAATTTATATGTGGTCCTGGTCCTTTGATACCAATTATCAGAACAGCCAGGATTGTCCAACCAACGGAAGCTGGAACAACTCCAATGAATTGAATAAGCTTAATTACAATGTTTCAACAGATACATACACTCTAACATTAACGCCAACGGCTTTTTTCGGTAGAACAGGAATCGGAAGATTTGGATTTTTATTAAAAGATAAAACCGGATCACATCAGACTTCCCCTGATATTTTTGTGAATGTAGGGGTACTGAATTTAAATTTAACGAATCCAACTGCAAACAGCCTTACAACAGTTCCAACAGGGAATTCAATTAATATTACGGCAACAACGAACGTTAATGCTACTTTTCAGCTTAAAGCCAATGGGGTTGTAATAAATTCTACATCTACACCCTCTCAGTCTTATTCTTATAATTACACGGTATCTCAAGATGCGAATATGGAAGTAATCGCCACAGAGGGAAGCAGCTCAAAAAATGCAACATTTATTTTACAGGTTCCCCGAAATGTTGTTTCTGAAGCCATACCGGGTTGGATCAAACAGGGAATAAATTATGATCTGGCAGATCAAACGAAGATTGGGCTTGCTTTGTATGCTCCTCACAAAAGCTTTGTCCACGTGATCGGAAGTTTTAATAACTGGGTTGTGAATGATACCTATCTGATGAAAAGAGATACCGCTAATCCCGATCTTTACTGGATTGAATTAAATGGATTAACTCCACAACAAATGTATACGTTCCAATATAGGACTAATGATTTGAAAAAAGTGGCTGACCCTTATTCTCCTCAGATCTTATCATCTTATGATGACCAGTGGATTTCCTCTTCTACCTATCCGAATCTTCCGGCATTTCCGGCAGGACAGGATTTTGAGGTTTCAATATTCAAAACGGGGCAAACTCCTTACAACTGGCAGGTGACTAATTTTCAAAGACCCGCAAAAGAAGATCTTATTGTATATGAATTGTTGTTAAGAGATTTTACACAGGAAAAAAACTGGCAGTCTTTAATTAACAAAATTTCTTATTTAAAAAATCTAAAGATTAATGCCATTGAATTGCTCCCTATTATGGAATTTGAAGGAAATCTTTCCTGGGGATATAATACCTCTTTTCATTATGCTTTAGACAAAGCTTATGGAACACCTGAAAAATTCAAAGAGTTTGTTGATCTGTGTCATCAGAATGGGATTGCTGTCATTCTTGATGTTGCCTTTAATCATGCAACAGGGCGTTCTCCTTTGGTAAGACTCTGGAATATAGATCCGGATGGTGATGGTTACGGTGATGTGGCAGCTAATAATCCTTATTTCAATCAGGTTCCTAAACATTCATATAATGTGTTTAATGATTTTAACCATACCAGTCCTTCAACTCAATATTACGTTGAAAGGTGTCTTCAGCAGTGGTTAAAGGAGTATCGTATTGATGGGTTTCGTTGGGATTTGACAAAAGGCTTTACGCAAAACTGTTCTGAAAATGATGAAAACTGTACAAATGCTTATCAGCAGGATAGGGTAGATATTATGAAGAACTATGCAGACAGACAATGGGCACTGGATCCTAATTCTTATATGATATTTGAGCATTTGGGAACTGATGCAGAAGAACAACAATGGGCCAATTACAGAGTGGCAGAAGGAAAAGGAGTGATGCTTTGGAATAAACAAACAGAGCCTTATAATCAAAATACGATGGGGTATAAAGATAATAGCAATTATGACCGCATGAATCATAGTCTTCATGGTTTTACCGATATGTGTGCTGTGGGATATGGAGAAAGTCATGATGAAGAAAGGCTGATGTTTAAAAATCTCGCTTATGGAGCGATCAATGGAAGTTATAGTGTAAAGAATTTGAATACGGCTTTGGAAAGGATGAAAACATTTGGAGCTACCTTCTTTACCATTCCCGGTCCTAAGATGATCTGGCAGTTTGGAGAATTGGGCTACGAATTCAGTATCAACCGATGCACGGATGGTAGCATTAACAATGGATGCAGAACCGATGAAAAACCTGTAGCCTTCACATTAGGATATGATACTGATGCCAACAGAAAGGCAGTTTATGATACTTGGGCAAAGATTATTGATATCAGAAATACCAATCCGGTATTCAAATCAAAGACTTATACCATAGAGTCAAACAATCTTGCCAATGATCCTGATGGGCTTATCACAAGAATTTATGTATATGACAATACAATCAACGGAATGAAAAACGTAGTCGTTCTGGCAAATTATTCTACTGCTGTACAAAATGTTGTTCCTTATTTTCCTTATGCTGGCCAGTGGAAAAACCTGATGGATGATACGGTTTCAAACATCGCTTCAACAACAGCTCCTATCACTTTACAGGCTGGAGAATTCAGAATTTTTGGAAACTATGCCGGAGCTTTATCTACCTCTGATGTGAGTGCTGCAAACAAGCTATCCCTTCAGATTGCTGATAATCCGATTAAAAATGGTGTTGCAAAATTAATATTTAACAAAGCCAGAAATGGAGAAATCATGATTTTCGATAGAAGTGGTAAAAAGTTGGATTCATTTAAGTTGAATAAAGAAAATGGGACTTATGAACTAAGAGTCAATTATCCGTCGGGAATGTATCTGGTTCATCTGAAATCAGAAAACGGAATGGCTATTGAAAAAATGATCGTGAAATAA
- a CDS encoding TonB-dependent receptor plug domain-containing protein: MKKLSTAILLLGTILVAAQEQEEKGKQIEDIIIVGNRNVKRTKLETPVPVDVINIDKVQRSSPQITAQDILNYVIPSFNAVRQSASDGTEHIDPVTLRGMGPDQVLVLLNGKRRHTTSLVNYQNTVGNGSVGTDLSTIPVIAIEKIEVLRDGAAAQYGSDAIAGVINIILKKNAGASASLTYGLSGRNDGDTYQAGVNYGTSLGKDEGFINLSLQLSHRGKTTRTQNHDLDIFGNNFAYEFADNPDIARQNDDDEINKRGLTRDYFNFQIGDAQIRQGQVFFNAEYPLNDNFKFYSFGGFSIKEGKGYGFRRLPNEDFNIVKEIYPNGFQAVLNSQIYDISYAVGAKYNVNNWLIDLSNTFGSNTFNYNVSNTNNASLGIKSPTRFYAGAHSFLQNTINLDISKKIKNFNIAFGGEFRFEQYQIKAGDEASYTQYDVNGNVATQGSTVIGAGGSQSFIGFSPDNALKKDRHSTAVYADISYDLAKKLNIDAAARFENYSDFGSTLNGKLAVRYEFVKNYAVRAAVGTGFRAPSLQQQYFNNSFADISTSGDGIVRKGIFNNDSKAAEVLGFDKLKQETSVNGSAGFTLQPAKGLFITVDGYIIKVKDRIVITSNITDSRLSDISVVGEGSAVESGRFFANAIDTETKGVDVVVSYDWKLAGGNLNINLAGNYTETKITDFHFPEHLGTPQNEFFGPDQINIIETLSPKTKASLGLTYGIGKFNFLVRNTYFGKVIRDGFPFGEVQEFSPKVVTDVSVGYDITKNINFTVGANNVFDVFPDLQIYKNSYYGVFKYAPVQMGTLGSYFFGRLNFNF; encoded by the coding sequence ATGAAAAAATTAAGCACTGCTATATTATTGCTAGGGACAATTTTAGTCGCTGCCCAGGAGCAGGAGGAAAAAGGAAAACAAATCGAAGACATTATCATCGTCGGAAACCGAAATGTTAAAAGAACAAAATTAGAGACGCCGGTTCCTGTAGATGTAATCAATATTGATAAAGTCCAAAGATCATCTCCACAAATTACGGCTCAGGACATTCTGAATTATGTGATCCCTTCATTTAATGCTGTAAGACAGTCTGCTTCTGATGGAACGGAGCATATTGATCCTGTAACACTAAGAGGAATGGGGCCGGATCAGGTGTTGGTATTGCTTAACGGGAAGAGAAGACATACGACTTCCCTGGTAAACTATCAGAATACGGTAGGAAATGGATCTGTAGGAACAGATTTAAGTACAATTCCTGTCATTGCTATTGAAAAAATTGAAGTATTAAGAGACGGTGCAGCAGCACAATACGGTTCTGATGCCATTGCAGGAGTAATTAATATTATTCTAAAAAAGAATGCAGGCGCTTCAGCAAGTTTAACCTATGGATTAAGCGGAAGAAATGATGGTGATACTTACCAGGCCGGCGTTAATTATGGAACTTCTTTGGGTAAAGATGAAGGTTTTATCAATCTTTCATTGCAGCTAAGTCACAGAGGAAAAACAACGAGAACCCAAAATCACGATCTTGATATTTTCGGAAATAATTTTGCCTACGAATTTGCAGATAATCCAGATATTGCAAGACAAAATGATGATGATGAAATAAATAAAAGAGGATTAACAAGAGACTATTTTAATTTCCAGATCGGAGATGCCCAAATCAGACAAGGGCAAGTGTTTTTCAATGCAGAATACCCTTTGAACGATAACTTTAAATTCTATTCCTTTGGTGGTTTCAGCATTAAAGAAGGAAAAGGGTATGGTTTCAGAAGACTTCCCAATGAAGATTTTAATATTGTTAAAGAAATATACCCTAACGGTTTTCAGGCAGTTCTGAATTCTCAGATCTACGATATTTCCTATGCTGTAGGTGCGAAATATAATGTTAATAATTGGCTGATAGACCTGAGTAATACCTTTGGGAGCAATACTTTCAATTATAACGTAAGCAATACCAATAATGCTTCTCTTGGGATAAAATCACCCACCCGATTTTATGCAGGAGCACACAGTTTTCTGCAAAATACCATTAATCTTGATATTTCAAAAAAGATAAAGAACTTCAATATTGCCTTTGGAGGAGAATTCAGGTTTGAACAATACCAGATTAAAGCAGGCGATGAGGCTTCTTATACCCAATATGATGTGAACGGTAATGTTGCAACACAAGGTTCTACAGTGATTGGGGCAGGAGGTTCTCAGTCTTTTATAGGTTTTTCACCGGATAATGCCTTGAAAAAAGATAGGCATTCAACAGCGGTGTATGCTGATATTTCCTATGATCTTGCTAAGAAACTGAATATTGATGCTGCTGCCAGATTTGAAAACTATTCAGATTTTGGAAGTACCCTGAACGGAAAATTGGCTGTGAGATATGAGTTTGTGAAAAATTATGCAGTAAGAGCAGCTGTAGGAACAGGATTCAGGGCGCCATCACTTCAGCAGCAGTATTTTAATAACTCTTTTGCGGATATTTCTACTTCAGGTGATGGAATTGTAAGGAAAGGAATTTTTAATAATGACAGCAAGGCAGCAGAGGTTCTCGGATTTGATAAATTAAAACAAGAAACATCTGTAAACGGAAGTGCCGGATTTACCTTACAACCTGCCAAAGGCTTATTCATTACTGTAGACGGATATATTATTAAAGTGAAAGACAGAATTGTCATTACCAGCAATATCACAGATTCCAGATTATCTGATATTTCAGTAGTAGGAGAAGGAAGTGCAGTAGAAAGCGGCAGATTCTTTGCCAACGCGATTGATACGGAAACAAAAGGAGTAGATGTAGTGGTTTCCTATGATTGGAAACTGGCAGGTGGAAACTTAAATATCAATCTTGCCGGAAACTATACAGAAACAAAAATTACAGACTTTCATTTTCCTGAACATCTGGGAACACCTCAGAATGAATTTTTTGGCCCGGATCAGATTAATATTATTGAAACTTTATCCCCAAAAACAAAAGCTTCATTAGGATTGACGTATGGAATTGGAAAATTCAATTTTCTCGTAAGAAATACCTATTTTGGTAAAGTCATAAGAGACGGATTTCCTTTCGGAGAGGTTCAGGAGTTTTCACCAAAGGTAGTTACTGATGTAAGTGTAGGGTATGATATTACAAAAAATATCAACTTTACGGTGGGAGCTAATAACGTATTTGATGTTTTCCCGGATCTTCAGATCTATAAAAATTCATATTATGGAGTGTTCAAATATGCACCGGTTCAAATGGGTACATTGGGAAGCTATTTTTTTGGAAGGCTTAATTTTAATTTTTAA
- a CDS encoding T9SS type A sorting domain-containing protein, with the protein MIRDLYFAVRNLGIGILLMGGSALSAQQSCNNTNPGNNTGDLGCVTFTYQGQLVTYTTVRTADGKIWLQQNLGSERVAESIDDEQSYGDLFQWGRWDDGHQLRASSTTSVPAVNSPNGLEGGSFITGSPAWWSTNGLNDKWAGTGFSEVAESVGIDPCKAIGDGWRLPTQADWTDAIEVTGIHSPIKAYAGVLKLPMGGFRSSSNGGITSAGQKGYFWSSTPTGIGGKYLYIGTTITNASAGASRGQGSSVRCMKIESELGTSDLNLKKKTVEVFPNPVKGILTVKSTSLIEGIKIINAVGQSIIAPFSDNQINMNALPSGLYMIQLKLKNGESVVKKIMKD; encoded by the coding sequence ATGATTAGAGATTTATATTTTGCAGTACGAAATCTGGGAATTGGAATATTGCTGATGGGAGGAAGTGCATTAAGTGCCCAGCAAAGCTGCAATAATACAAATCCGGGAAATAATACTGGAGATCTGGGATGTGTGACCTTTACATATCAGGGGCAATTAGTTACTTATACTACGGTAAGGACTGCAGATGGAAAGATCTGGCTTCAGCAAAATCTTGGAAGTGAAAGGGTTGCGGAGTCTATAGATGATGAACAATCTTATGGAGACTTGTTTCAGTGGGGAAGATGGGATGACGGACATCAATTACGGGCTTCTTCCACAACTTCTGTACCTGCTGTTAACTCTCCGAATGGTCTAGAAGGTGGATCCTTTATTACAGGATCTCCTGCATGGTGGTCTACTAATGGGCTCAATGATAAATGGGCTGGTACAGGTTTTTCAGAAGTAGCAGAGTCGGTGGGAATTGATCCATGTAAGGCAATAGGGGATGGCTGGAGATTACCCACCCAGGCAGACTGGACAGATGCTATTGAAGTTACAGGAATTCATTCACCCATAAAAGCATATGCAGGAGTTTTAAAATTACCTATGGGAGGTTTCCGTAGTTCATCAAATGGAGGGATTACTTCTGCAGGACAAAAAGGATACTTCTGGAGTTCTACACCTACTGGTATTGGAGGAAAATATTTGTACATAGGAACTACCATTACTAATGCTTCTGCAGGAGCTTCACGAGGACAAGGATCTTCAGTAAGATGTATGAAAATAGAGTCAGAGCTTGGAACTTCTGATCTCAATTTGAAGAAAAAAACGGTTGAGGTCTTTCCAAATCCCGTAAAAGGAATTCTTACAGTAAAAAGTACTTCTTTGATTGAAGGAATCAAGATCATTAATGCTGTTGGGCAAAGTATAATAGCCCCATTCTCAGATAATCAGATCAACATGAATGCTCTTCCCTCTGGTTTATACATGATACAGTTAAAATTAAAGAACGGAGAATCTGTGGTAAAGAAAATTATGAAAGACTAA
- a CDS encoding fumarate hydratase: MEFRYQDPYPIQKDDTVYKKLTSDYVKIEKLGDREILTVDPKGLELLAEEAMADVSFMLRSSHLESLKRIIDDPEATDNDRFVAYNLLQNAAVAAEGALPSCQDTGTAIVMGKKGENVYTGVDDGEFLSRGIYNTYQKRNLRYSQVVPLTMFDEKNSGSNLPAQIDIYAKKGDYYEFLFLTKGGGSANKTFLYQKTKSLLNEKSLEEFVKERISDLGTAACPPYHLALVIGGTSAEANLAAVKKASAKYYDNLPTEGNEAGQAFRDLEWEAKVQKICQESAIGAQFGGKYLTHDVRVIRLPRHAASCPVGMGVSCSADRNIKGKITKDGIFLEQLEQDPKRFLPATPPHLEEAVEINLNKPMPEILAELSKYPIKTRLKLNGTLIVARDIAHAKIKEIIDSGKPMPEYFKNHPIYYAGPAKTPEGMASGSFGPTTAGRMDVYVDEFQSHGGSMIMLAKGNRSQDVANACNKYGGFYLGSIGGPAAILAKDNIVSVDVVDFPELGMEAVRKIEVKDFPAFIITDDKGNDFFADLAH, translated from the coding sequence ATGGAATTTAGATATCAGGATCCGTATCCAATTCAGAAAGATGATACGGTGTATAAAAAGCTTACATCAGATTATGTAAAGATTGAAAAACTGGGCGACAGAGAAATTTTAACAGTTGACCCAAAGGGATTGGAATTATTGGCTGAAGAAGCTATGGCAGATGTTTCTTTCATGTTGCGTTCTTCACACTTAGAAAGCCTTAAAAGAATCATTGATGATCCTGAAGCTACTGACAATGACAGATTCGTTGCGTATAATTTATTACAAAATGCTGCTGTAGCAGCAGAAGGAGCACTTCCTTCTTGCCAGGATACGGGAACAGCGATTGTAATGGGTAAAAAAGGAGAAAACGTATACACAGGTGTGGATGACGGTGAATTCTTAAGCCGCGGAATCTATAATACGTATCAAAAAAGAAACTTAAGATATTCTCAGGTGGTTCCTTTAACGATGTTTGATGAGAAAAATTCAGGATCTAACCTTCCGGCGCAGATTGATATCTATGCTAAAAAAGGAGATTATTATGAATTCTTATTCTTAACAAAAGGAGGTGGCTCAGCGAACAAAACATTTCTTTACCAAAAGACAAAATCTTTATTAAACGAGAAATCTCTTGAAGAATTCGTAAAGGAAAGAATTTCAGATCTTGGTACAGCAGCCTGTCCACCCTATCACTTAGCATTGGTAATTGGAGGAACTTCAGCTGAAGCGAATCTTGCCGCTGTGAAAAAAGCTTCTGCAAAATATTATGACAACCTTCCAACAGAAGGAAATGAAGCCGGTCAGGCATTCAGAGACCTTGAATGGGAAGCGAAAGTTCAGAAAATCTGCCAGGAAAGTGCTATTGGAGCACAGTTTGGAGGAAAATATCTTACTCACGACGTAAGAGTAATAAGACTTCCAAGACACGCTGCTTCTTGCCCGGTAGGAATGGGAGTTTCATGTTCTGCAGATAGAAATATCAAAGGAAAAATTACAAAAGACGGGATATTCCTTGAACAGTTGGAACAGGATCCAAAGAGATTCTTACCCGCTACACCGCCACACCTTGAAGAAGCTGTTGAAATTAACTTGAATAAGCCAATGCCTGAAATCCTGGCTGAGCTTTCTAAATATCCGATCAAAACTAGACTAAAACTTAACGGAACTCTGATCGTAGCAAGAGATATTGCTCATGCTAAGATCAAAGAAATCATCGACAGCGGAAAACCAATGCCGGAGTATTTCAAAAATCACCCAATCTATTACGCAGGACCTGCAAAAACACCGGAAGGAATGGCTTCAGGAAGTTTCGGACCTACAACAGCAGGGAGAATGGATGTGTATGTAGATGAATTCCAAAGCCATGGCGGAAGTATGATTATGCTGGCAAAAGGAAACAGAAGTCAGGATGTTGCCAATGCTTGTAACAAATACGGAGGTTTCTACCTTGGATCAATTGGAGGACCTGCTGCTATTCTGGCAAAAGATAATATTGTATCCGTAGATGTAGTAGATTTCCCTGAGTTAGGAATGGAAGCGGTAAGAAAAATTGAAGTAAAAGATTTCCCTGCATTCATCATTACCGATGATAAAGGAAACGATTTCTTTGCTGATCTAGCTCATTAA
- a CDS encoding helix-turn-helix transcriptional regulator yields the protein MGDQQEKEVVFKSEHIEINMQNSSAIAGSPRSYLLESISSFNLLFLLSPDIHLKAHDCDTQFLFKKNQYILHYSSQKNKAELWTDSEENLKYLHIQLNYQYISNLINPETNKEGAEILENMIHNNFIFLQKATPPNMTVEMHIILKEILAYSKKGVMQKLFTEAKIIKLLILIFEQFNEKNSLEVASKTPEMIKKFIDENYHRNIKAEEIGKLIGLNQNLIRKAFKTEYHTTISHYISELRMLKARKLITDKNIMIKEIAIECGYEYLQNFTRAFKKKFGVSPEHLRNNK from the coding sequence ATGGGGGATCAACAGGAAAAAGAGGTCGTTTTCAAATCGGAGCATATTGAAATTAACATGCAGAATTCATCTGCCATTGCAGGCTCTCCAAGATCATATTTGCTTGAATCCATTTCAAGTTTCAATCTTCTGTTTTTATTAAGTCCGGATATTCATCTGAAGGCTCATGATTGTGATACCCAATTCTTATTTAAGAAAAACCAGTATATCCTTCATTATTCATCACAGAAAAACAAGGCAGAATTATGGACTGACAGTGAAGAGAATCTGAAATATCTGCACATTCAACTCAATTACCAATATATTTCAAACCTTATCAATCCTGAAACCAATAAAGAAGGCGCAGAAATCCTGGAAAATATGATTCATAATAACTTCATCTTTCTTCAAAAAGCCACTCCCCCCAACATGACGGTTGAAATGCATATTATTTTAAAAGAGATTTTAGCCTATTCTAAAAAAGGAGTGATGCAGAAGCTGTTTACTGAAGCAAAGATCATCAAGCTCCTGATTCTTATTTTTGAACAGTTTAATGAAAAAAACAGTCTAGAGGTCGCTTCAAAAACTCCTGAAATGATTAAAAAATTCATTGATGAAAATTATCACCGGAATATTAAAGCTGAGGAAATCGGAAAATTGATTGGATTAAATCAAAACCTCATCAGGAAAGCGTTCAAGACGGAATATCACACTACGATCAGTCATTACATTTCTGAACTTAGAATGTTAAAGGCCAGAAAACTTATTACAGACAAAAACATTATGATTAAAGAAATTGCCATTGAGTGTGGTTATGAATATCTTCAGAATTTTACCCGAGCCTTTAAAAAGAAGTTTGGGGTATCTCCGGAACATCTGAGGAATAATAAATAG